From the Pedobacter cryoconitis genome, one window contains:
- the lysS gene encoding lysine--tRNA ligase, with protein sequence MSTGLSELEILRRNALTQLRELGIDPYPPEGYEINTNAADILANYENNKDAYQKVSFAGRIMTRRIMGSAAFVEIQDATGRIQVYLKRDELCPEEDKTLYNTVFKKLLDLGDFIGIKGYVFTTQTGEISVHVTEFKLLAKSLKPLPIVKRDEDGNIFDGFTDPELRYRQRYVDLTVNPDFKQIFITRSKVINTMRAYFDEQGWMEVETPILQAIHGGAAARPFNTHHNTLDMPLYLRIANELYLKRLIVAGFDGVYEFGKMFRNEGMDRTHNPEFTSMEIYVAYKDYIWMMGMVEACLEKVARATHGSPIVKVGEHEINFAGPYEKLTMYESIQKYTGIDVSAMTEEQLKETCKSLNIEVDPSMGRGKLVDELFSEKVEANLIQPTYITDYPIEMTPLAKKHRSSAGLVERFELFVMGKEIGNAYTELNDPIDQKERFEEQLKLAARGDDEAMAMDDDFIRALEYGMPPTSGLGIGIDRLVMLMTNQSTIQEVLFFPQMRPEKKAKITTDEDFVNAGIPADWVQVIRKMGFNTIEDLAGANANKVFNDLGGMRKKLKIELPMPTKEEVTAWFS encoded by the coding sequence ATGAGTACAGGATTATCAGAATTAGAAATACTGCGCAGAAATGCGCTTACTCAGTTACGTGAACTGGGCATTGATCCATATCCGCCTGAAGGATATGAAATCAATACAAACGCAGCCGATATACTGGCTAATTACGAAAACAATAAGGATGCTTATCAAAAGGTAAGTTTTGCAGGCAGGATCATGACCCGTCGTATTATGGGAAGTGCAGCTTTTGTAGAAATACAAGATGCTACCGGCCGTATCCAGGTTTATTTAAAGAGAGACGAACTTTGTCCTGAAGAGGATAAAACACTTTACAATACAGTTTTCAAGAAGTTACTGGATCTTGGTGATTTCATCGGGATCAAAGGTTATGTGTTTACCACACAAACTGGTGAAATTTCTGTACACGTAACCGAATTCAAATTACTGGCTAAATCATTAAAACCGCTTCCAATCGTTAAACGTGACGAAGACGGAAACATTTTTGATGGTTTTACTGATCCTGAATTAAGATACAGACAACGTTATGTAGATCTGACCGTAAATCCGGACTTTAAACAGATCTTTATCACCCGTTCCAAGGTAATCAATACCATGAGAGCTTACTTCGATGAGCAGGGCTGGATGGAAGTGGAAACACCTATCCTTCAAGCCATCCATGGCGGAGCAGCAGCACGTCCGTTTAATACACACCACAATACCTTAGATATGCCTTTATATCTGAGAATTGCGAATGAGCTGTATTTAAAAAGACTGATCGTTGCTGGTTTTGATGGTGTATATGAATTCGGAAAAATGTTCAGAAATGAAGGAATGGACCGTACGCATAACCCGGAGTTCACTTCGATGGAAATCTATGTAGCTTACAAAGATTATATCTGGATGATGGGCATGGTAGAAGCCTGTCTGGAGAAGGTAGCAAGAGCGACGCATGGCTCACCTATCGTTAAAGTTGGCGAACATGAAATTAACTTTGCAGGGCCTTACGAGAAACTGACTATGTATGAATCTATTCAGAAATATACAGGGATTGATGTTTCAGCAATGACCGAAGAGCAGCTTAAAGAGACTTGTAAAAGCTTGAATATAGAGGTTGATCCTTCTATGGGCCGTGGAAAACTGGTTGATGAATTATTCAGTGAAAAAGTAGAAGCTAATTTAATCCAGCCTACCTACATTACTGATTACCCGATTGAAATGACTCCGCTGGCTAAAAAGCACCGCAGTTCAGCAGGTTTGGTAGAGCGTTTCGAGCTATTTGTAATGGGTAAAGAGATTGGAAATGCCTATACAGAGCTGAATGATCCTATCGATCAGAAAGAACGTTTTGAAGAGCAGTTAAAACTGGCAGCAAGAGGTGATGATGAAGCGATGGCGATGGATGATGACTTTATCCGTGCCTTAGAATACGGTATGCCCCCAACTTCAGGTTTAGGTATTGGTATTGACCGTTTGGTGATGCTGATGACTAACCAGTCTACGATTCAGGAAGTTCTTTTCTTCCCGCAGATGAGACCGGAGAAAAAAGCAAAAATCACCACTGATGAGGACTTTGTAAACGCAGGTATCCCGGCAGACTGGGTTCAGGTGATCCGTAAAATGGGTTTCAATACGATAGAAGATTTAGCGGGAGCAAATGCAAACAAAGTATTTAATGATTTAGGCGGTATGCGTAAAAAGTTAAAAATTGAATTGCCGATGCCTACCAAAGAAGAGGTAACCGCCTGGTTCTCTTAA
- a CDS encoding DUF2892 domain-containing protein, with amino-acid sequence MPNIVRLIAAFVILGGAVALMIFGFWGWGVLAVLISLLVVATFFYNENMLLAQWFLRKDDMPKAERFLNRITNYETQLIRPQHGYYQLLIGLIESRKAPMQSEKYFKKALALGMQMDHNIALAKLSLAGIAMGKRNKREAQLYLTEAKKADKNKLLADQIKQMKDQLAMLDKQQQVRYR; translated from the coding sequence ATGCCAAACATAGTAAGACTTATCGCAGCTTTTGTGATACTGGGGGGTGCGGTAGCACTTATGATTTTCGGTTTTTGGGGTTGGGGAGTTTTAGCTGTATTGATTAGTTTACTAGTCGTAGCTACTTTTTTCTACAACGAGAACATGCTGCTTGCACAATGGTTTTTACGTAAAGATGATATGCCTAAAGCGGAACGCTTTTTAAATAGAATAACAAATTATGAAACACAGTTGATCAGACCTCAACACGGTTATTATCAATTGCTGATTGGTTTGATTGAATCAAGAAAAGCACCAATGCAATCTGAAAAATATTTCAAGAAAGCTTTGGCATTAGGAATGCAGATGGATCATAACATTGCCCTTGCTAAATTAAGTTTAGCTGGTATTGCCATGGGTAAACGTAATAAAAGAGAGGCGCAGCTTTATCTGACAGAAGCTAAGAAAGCGGATAAAAACAAATTACTCGCAGATCAGATCAAACAAATGAAAGATCAGCTGGCGATGCTGGATAAGCAACAACAAGTAAGATATAGATAG
- the smpB gene encoding SsrA-binding protein SmpB encodes MATDIQIKNKRAYFDYHVVDKYNAGLALLGTEIKAIRQGKANMTDAFCMFIGNVLYVRNLHISEYSHSSFHHHDIKRDRILLLQKKELKKLKFRSEEKGYTIVPLRIFTNERGFAKIEIALAQGKKDFDKRDSIKDRESKREMDRAMKG; translated from the coding sequence ATGGCGACTGACATTCAAATAAAAAATAAAAGAGCATACTTCGATTACCATGTTGTTGATAAATACAATGCCGGACTGGCTTTGCTTGGAACAGAAATAAAGGCAATCAGACAAGGTAAAGCCAATATGACCGATGCCTTCTGCATGTTCATTGGCAATGTACTTTATGTAAGAAATCTTCATATCTCAGAATACAGCCACAGTTCTTTCCATCACCATGATATTAAACGTGACCGGATTTTACTGCTGCAAAAAAAGGAATTGAAAAAGCTGAAATTCAGAAGTGAAGAAAAAGGGTACACAATTGTTCCGCTTCGCATTTTCACGAACGAGAGAGGCTTTGCAAAAATAGAAATTGCATTGGCGCAGGGTAAAAAAGACTTTGATAAAAGAGACAGCATCAAAGACCGCGAATCTAAACGTGAAATGGACCGGGCAATGAAAGGCTAA
- a CDS encoding DUF423 domain-containing protein gives MNRKIILTASFFGAVAVILGAFGAHGLKNVVAADQLAIWSKGVEYQFYHTFALLFLSTFARFRNKLVDFAYYCFTVGIIFFSGSLYLLATREVLQLSWVNIVGPITPLGGLLLITGWIFLFFAALKNR, from the coding sequence ATGAATAGAAAAATAATTTTGACTGCCTCTTTCTTTGGAGCAGTAGCGGTAATACTAGGTGCATTTGGTGCACATGGGCTGAAAAATGTAGTTGCTGCTGATCAGCTGGCCATCTGGAGCAAGGGCGTTGAATATCAGTTTTATCATACGTTTGCCTTACTTTTTCTATCCACCTTTGCCAGGTTCAGAAATAAACTGGTTGATTTCGCCTATTACTGCTTTACTGTAGGGATTATCTTCTTTTCGGGATCACTTTATCTGCTGGCTACCCGTGAGGTATTACAGTTAAGCTGGGTAAATATTGTGGGCCCTATTACTCCTTTAGGAGGATTATTATTAATTACCGGCTGGATTTTTCTATTCTTTGCCGCCTTAAAAAACAGATAA
- a CDS encoding protein-L-isoaspartate(D-aspartate) O-methyltransferase, producing MAYKFVDNYRERGARKKLVEHLKSRGITDERVLSAIGKVPRHFFFDETFWNQAYKDIAFPIGDGQTISQPYTVAYQSELLHISKGDKVLEIGTGSGYQTCILMELGAEVFTIERQESIYKHTLKVLPGMGYSANFFFGDGSMGIAAHAPYHKIIVTAGAPFVPEILLKQLKIGGMLVIPVGDEHSQTMVTVIRVSETDYEKFELDTFRFVPLVGDQAW from the coding sequence ATGGCATACAAGTTTGTAGATAATTACCGGGAAAGAGGAGCAAGGAAGAAATTGGTGGAGCATCTTAAATCAAGAGGCATCACAGATGAGCGGGTACTGAGTGCAATTGGAAAAGTACCGCGACATTTTTTCTTTGATGAAACCTTCTGGAACCAGGCTTATAAAGATATTGCTTTCCCGATTGGTGACGGTCAAACCATTTCTCAGCCTTATACGGTAGCTTATCAGAGTGAATTGCTGCATATCAGCAAAGGTGATAAAGTACTGGAAATAGGGACTGGTTCTGGTTATCAGACTTGTATTTTAATGGAATTGGGGGCAGAAGTATTTACTATCGAAAGACAGGAAAGTATTTACAAACACACCCTTAAAGTATTACCGGGAATGGGGTATAGTGCGAATTTCTTTTTTGGAGATGGTTCAATGGGAATTGCAGCACATGCACCTTATCACAAGATTATTGTAACTGCTGGTGCGCCGTTTGTTCCTGAAATCTTATTGAAACAACTAAAAATTGGTGGTATGCTGGTAATACCGGTAGGTGATGAGCATTCCCAGACTATGGTTACCGTGATCCGTGTCAGTGAAACTGATTATGAAAAGTTTGAACTGGATACTTTTAGGTTTGTACCACTGGTAGGGGACCAGGCCTGGTAA
- a CDS encoding metal-dependent transcriptional regulator: MHSFTEENYLKVIYHISQTEPGTVQTNAIANGLNTKAASVTDMLKKLADKQLIDYIKYQGVTLTEKGKAAAIKVIRKHRLWEVFLVDKLKFRWDEVHDIAEELEHINSSILVERLDDFLGFPKRDPHGDPIPDQHGNFEPSAHTHLHEIAKGKSGIIIGVSEHSSPFLIHLEKLGLTIGAAIAVLGITAYDGSVELVVNNQNINVSRKVAQHILVKLEEAVHN, encoded by the coding sequence ATGCATTCATTTACCGAAGAGAATTACCTCAAAGTCATTTATCATATCTCCCAGACAGAGCCCGGGACTGTCCAAACCAATGCAATTGCCAATGGATTGAACACCAAGGCTGCTTCTGTTACCGATATGCTTAAAAAGCTGGCAGATAAGCAATTAATTGATTATATTAAGTACCAGGGAGTCACATTAACTGAAAAAGGAAAAGCTGCCGCAATCAAAGTCATCCGCAAACACCGGCTATGGGAAGTCTTTTTAGTAGACAAACTTAAATTCCGGTGGGATGAAGTCCATGATATTGCAGAAGAACTTGAACACATTAATTCTTCCATACTGGTAGAGCGCTTAGATGATTTTCTTGGTTTTCCAAAGAGAGATCCCCACGGTGATCCGATCCCCGATCAGCATGGAAACTTTGAACCCTCTGCACATACACACCTCCATGAAATTGCCAAAGGAAAAAGCGGCATCATTATCGGGGTCAGTGAACACTCTTCTCCGTTTTTAATTCATCTGGAGAAGCTGGGTTTAACCATAGGCGCAGCAATAGCCGTCCTTGGAATAACTGCCTATGATGGTTCAGTAGAACTTGTAGTCAATAATCAAAATATAAATGTCAGCCGCAAAGTAGCGCAGCACATCCTTGTTAAATTAGAAGAAGCTGTTCATAATTAA
- the priA gene encoding primosomal protein N', whose product MQELNDIDFSERDTLFIEVILPLSLSKNYIYRVPFDLNEHTAVGKRVIVQFGKNKIYTALIKSISQTAPALYQAKYIIDVIDEHPVVNLMQLQFWDWMTAYYLCNEGDVMSAALPAGLKLASETIIILREDVSLEELELTDKENILITALEKQKRLTVDQISKLLGQKTVFPLIRSLLDKEVVHIAEEVVEKYKPLLKSYITLNPFYLEEGNFKQLFEVLERAPKQLDALLMYIKLSKSGIEISRQQLLEDSCCGQATLKALLDKEIFFLKKKVVSRLNDESDDMILNFKLSPAQNAALEQIETEFQTKDVVLLHGITASGKTQVYIKLIEQAIEKGGQVLFLLPEIALTTQIVERIKRYFGDAIGVYHSKFNDNERVEIWNSVMNGKYKIVLGARSAVFLPFKNLKLIVVDEEHESSYKQNEPAPRYQARDAAVYLAHLHQSKIILGSATPSIESYYNALHQKYGLVTLSERFGGVELPVQEVVGIAEETKKKKMVSYFSSVLIDDITATLERKEQVILFQNRRGYATILICKTCGFAPKCVNCDVSLTFHKSSGKLHCHYCGYHESSMNICPACGSVHIEQKGFGTERIEEELSLIFPEVKIARLDVDSTRTKNSLQKIIGDFQEKKTDILIGTQMVAKGLDFDNVTLIGVINADTLLNYPDFRAFERSFQLLAQVAGRAGRRDKQGKVCIQAYDADHRIIKQVVDNNYLEMFNDEIAERRQFHYPPFTRLIFINVKHKDSNLLNAAAARFATLLRAQLGTRVLGPEQPLVSRIRNYYIKQLIIKSDKSTAIHKVKAALKQTIADFNGENTFKGIIIQIDVDPY is encoded by the coding sequence ATGCAGGAATTAAATGATATTGATTTTTCAGAAAGAGATACCTTATTTATAGAAGTAATTTTACCGCTTTCTCTTTCAAAAAACTATATCTACCGTGTTCCATTTGACTTAAATGAACATACTGCCGTTGGTAAAAGAGTAATCGTGCAGTTTGGAAAAAATAAAATCTATACTGCGCTGATTAAGAGTATCAGTCAGACTGCTCCAGCTTTGTACCAGGCAAAATATATTATCGATGTTATAGATGAACATCCGGTTGTAAACCTGATGCAATTGCAATTCTGGGACTGGATGACCGCATACTACCTCTGTAATGAAGGGGATGTGATGTCTGCTGCGCTGCCAGCGGGATTAAAACTGGCCAGTGAGACTATCATCATCCTGCGGGAAGATGTCTCTTTAGAAGAGCTGGAACTGACTGATAAAGAGAATATACTGATTACTGCACTGGAAAAGCAAAAACGCCTGACCGTGGATCAGATTTCTAAGTTATTAGGACAGAAAACCGTATTTCCACTGATCCGTTCTCTTTTAGATAAAGAGGTGGTTCACATTGCGGAAGAAGTTGTTGAAAAATATAAGCCTTTATTAAAATCATATATTACCCTGAATCCTTTTTATCTTGAAGAAGGGAATTTCAAACAATTGTTCGAAGTGCTTGAACGTGCACCCAAACAACTGGATGCTTTGCTGATGTATATCAAACTTTCCAAATCAGGAATTGAAATATCAAGGCAGCAATTACTGGAAGACAGCTGTTGCGGGCAGGCAACGTTGAAAGCACTGCTGGATAAGGAGATCTTCTTCCTTAAAAAGAAAGTAGTGAGCAGGCTGAATGATGAATCAGATGATATGATTCTTAATTTTAAGCTCAGCCCGGCACAAAATGCGGCTTTAGAACAAATAGAAACGGAGTTCCAGACCAAAGATGTTGTTTTATTACACGGGATAACCGCTTCCGGTAAAACCCAGGTCTATATCAAACTGATTGAGCAGGCGATTGAAAAAGGCGGACAGGTTTTGTTCCTTTTGCCTGAAATTGCGTTGACCACACAGATTGTAGAACGGATCAAGCGCTATTTTGGAGATGCGATTGGGGTATATCACTCGAAGTTCAATGACAACGAGCGGGTAGAGATCTGGAACAGTGTGATGAACGGTAAATATAAAATCGTCCTTGGTGCACGTTCTGCGGTGTTTTTGCCCTTTAAAAATTTGAAACTGATTGTAGTGGATGAGGAGCATGAATCATCGTACAAGCAAAATGAACCCGCGCCAAGATACCAGGCCAGGGATGCCGCAGTTTACCTGGCACATTTGCATCAGTCGAAAATTATACTGGGTTCGGCCACACCATCAATAGAAAGTTATTACAATGCACTGCATCAAAAATATGGCTTAGTTACCCTGAGTGAACGTTTTGGAGGTGTTGAACTTCCTGTTCAGGAAGTGGTGGGGATTGCTGAAGAAACCAAAAAGAAGAAAATGGTTTCTTATTTCTCCAGCGTATTAATTGATGATATCACCGCAACGCTCGAAAGAAAAGAGCAGGTTATTCTTTTCCAGAACCGCAGGGGTTATGCGACTATCCTGATTTGTAAAACATGTGGTTTTGCGCCTAAGTGTGTGAACTGTGATGTAAGCCTTACTTTCCACAAAAGCAGTGGTAAACTGCATTGCCATTATTGCGGATACCACGAAAGCAGTATGAATATTTGTCCTGCCTGTGGCTCTGTACATATTGAACAAAAGGGGTTTGGAACGGAAAGAATAGAGGAGGAGTTAAGCCTGATTTTTCCGGAAGTGAAAATTGCAAGGCTTGATGTAGACAGCACCAGGACAAAAAATAGTCTTCAGAAGATCATTGGTGATTTCCAGGAAAAGAAAACGGATATTCTGATTGGTACACAAATGGTGGCTAAAGGTCTTGATTTTGATAATGTAACCCTGATCGGGGTGATCAATGCAGATACTTTATTGAATTACCCTGATTTCAGAGCTTTTGAGCGTAGTTTTCAGTTGTTAGCACAGGTTGCAGGCCGTGCTGGCAGAAGAGACAAGCAGGGAAAGGTATGCATCCAGGCCTATGATGCAGATCACAGGATTATCAAACAGGTAGTGGACAACAATTACCTGGAAATGTTTAATGATGAAATTGCCGAACGCAGACAGTTCCATTATCCGCCTTTTACCAGGCTGATCTTTATCAATGTGAAACATAAAGATTCAAATTTGCTCAATGCAGCAGCTGCGCGTTTTGCTACGCTGTTAAGGGCGCAACTCGGAACACGGGTACTGGGGCCGGAACAGCCCCTGGTTTCCAGAATCAGAAATTATTATATCAAACAACTGATCATTAAATCTGATAAGTCAACGGCTATTCACAAGGTTAAAGCAGCACTTAAACAGACTATCGCAGACTTTAACGGAGAAAATACTTTTAAAGGAATAATTATACAGATAGATGTAGATCCTTATTAG
- the ung gene encoding uracil-DNA glycosylase: MSAALEPGWLKVLEPEFEKEYMKNLKAFLLQEKETGKTVYPKGADIFAAFNHTPFDQVEVVILGQDPYHGEGQAHGLSFSVQKGVATPPSLKNIYKELETDIEGFKTPNHGNLTQWADEGVLLLNASLTVRAHEPGSHQGKGWEAFTDQAISQLSDKKTGLVFLLWGKFAQQKAALIDEKKHTVLKSAHPSPFSAYTGFFGSKHFSKTNEILIAEGKKPINWQIS; this comes from the coding sequence ATGTCAGCAGCATTAGAACCAGGCTGGTTAAAAGTACTGGAACCTGAATTTGAAAAAGAATACATGAAAAACCTGAAAGCTTTTCTTTTGCAGGAAAAAGAAACAGGAAAAACAGTGTATCCTAAAGGCGCAGATATTTTCGCTGCCTTTAACCATACCCCATTCGATCAAGTCGAAGTGGTGATCTTAGGTCAGGACCCCTATCACGGAGAAGGACAAGCACACGGTCTATCTTTTTCCGTACAAAAAGGAGTAGCTACTCCCCCATCTTTAAAAAACATTTATAAAGAACTGGAAACAGATATTGAAGGGTTTAAAACGCCAAATCATGGTAACCTGACCCAATGGGCAGATGAAGGCGTACTCTTGCTGAATGCATCTCTGACTGTAAGGGCGCATGAACCTGGTTCTCACCAGGGCAAAGGCTGGGAAGCATTTACAGATCAGGCCATCAGCCAGCTCTCGGATAAAAAAACAGGACTGGTGTTTTTATTGTGGGGAAAATTTGCGCAACAAAAAGCTGCATTGATCGATGAAAAGAAGCATACCGTGTTAAAATCAGCACACCCTTCGCCATTTTCTGCTTATACCGGTTTTTTCGGCAGTAAACATTTCTCGAAAACAAATGAAATTCTGATTGCTGAAGGTAAGAAGCCAATTAACTGGCAAATCAGCTAA
- a CDS encoding Lrp/AsnC family transcriptional regulator — MAAELDKIDFKILKLLQENGRITNLLLSQEIGLSPAPTLERVRKLEMSGFIKSYHALVDEEKLGLGIKTFIQVQLDFHKNNTIQIFLDEVNQIKEITECHHVTGQADFLLKVYVSDIKAYERLIMDKISKISVVKTFQTMMIMSTTKKEPIVPLEY, encoded by the coding sequence ATGGCAGCAGAACTAGATAAGATAGATTTTAAAATACTTAAACTTTTACAAGAAAACGGAAGAATAACCAATTTGCTTTTATCGCAGGAAATTGGGTTGTCACCAGCACCTACTTTAGAAAGAGTAAGAAAACTGGAGATGTCCGGTTTCATTAAGAGTTACCATGCATTGGTGGATGAAGAGAAACTGGGTTTAGGTATTAAAACCTTTATCCAGGTACAACTGGATTTCCATAAGAACAACACGATCCAGATATTTTTGGATGAGGTGAATCAGATTAAAGAAATTACGGAGTGTCACCATGTGACCGGACAGGCAGATTTCCTGTTGAAAGTATATGTAAGTGATATTAAAGCTTACGAGCGTTTAATTATGGACAAGATCAGTAAAATCAGCGTAGTGAAGACTTTTCAGACGATGATGATCATGTCAACAACTAAGAAAGAACCTATTGTGCCTTTAGAATACTAA
- a CDS encoding Nramp family divalent metal transporter: protein MKQTESLSEVHQSVDTGKRTGWRRILSFIGPAYLVSVGYMDPGNWATDLAGGSKFGYQLIWVLLMSNLIALLLQSLSARLGIVRGLDLAQASRNAYPKWVNIPLFGLAQTAIVACDLAEIIGMAIGLNLLFGLPLIWGISITIFDTVLLLFLMNKGMRKMEVFIVSMVFIVGISFLVEMFIVEPSLKEIVKGLEPSVLSGQALYIAIGIIGATVMPHNLYLHSSLVQTRKFERDDQGIKEAIKFNFIDTAVALNLAFFVNAAILILAAAAFYKNGMHEVAEIQDAYKLLEHIFGGVAPTLFAIALIAAGQSSTITGTLAGQIVMEGHLNLRIQPWLRRLITRLLAIIPAFFTILYFGNDALSGLLILSQVVLSLQLGFAVIPLIHFTSDKKEMKGFAIKLWVKILAWISAAVIVALNIKLVIEEISGWATTTHGWYIYGLIIPVAILIGLLLIYVFVYPMLSSRTIQQKNIPHGNAMAIDPVDQIHYTRIGITVDFSKNDLNTIRHALIQGGKKADYHLIHIVETAGAQYHGKAALDHETVSDAENLKKYGQNLANLGYHGIPHIGFGGTARAIAEIAKANDLQLLVMGAHGHKGLKDLIFGTTVDAVRHKITIPVLVVR, encoded by the coding sequence ATGAAGCAAACAGAATCATTAAGTGAAGTACATCAAAGTGTAGACACCGGCAAGCGAACCGGATGGAGAAGGATATTGTCTTTTATTGGCCCCGCATACCTGGTTAGTGTAGGTTATATGGACCCCGGAAACTGGGCTACTGACCTTGCAGGGGGCAGTAAATTCGGGTACCAGCTCATCTGGGTACTGCTGATGTCTAACTTAATCGCCCTGCTCTTACAATCTTTAAGTGCAAGATTAGGTATTGTAAGAGGGCTGGATTTAGCACAGGCTTCCAGAAATGCCTACCCTAAATGGGTAAACATCCCCTTATTTGGTTTAGCACAGACTGCAATTGTAGCCTGTGACCTTGCCGAAATCATTGGTATGGCCATTGGTTTGAACCTGCTTTTCGGCCTTCCGCTAATCTGGGGGATCAGTATTACTATTTTTGACACCGTGTTACTCTTGTTCCTGATGAACAAGGGAATGCGTAAAATGGAAGTTTTCATTGTTTCCATGGTTTTCATCGTAGGGATTTCCTTTTTAGTAGAGATGTTTATTGTAGAGCCCTCTCTCAAAGAAATCGTCAAAGGGCTGGAACCCTCGGTACTATCCGGACAAGCCCTTTATATTGCCATCGGTATTATCGGAGCCACTGTCATGCCCCACAATCTTTACCTGCACTCTTCGCTGGTTCAGACCAGGAAATTTGAGCGTGATGATCAAGGAATTAAGGAAGCCATTAAATTCAACTTTATAGATACTGCCGTTGCCCTTAACCTTGCTTTTTTTGTCAATGCTGCAATCCTGATTCTGGCAGCTGCTGCCTTTTATAAAAATGGCATGCATGAAGTTGCAGAAATACAGGATGCCTATAAATTGCTTGAACATATATTTGGCGGGGTTGCCCCAACTCTTTTCGCAATCGCACTGATTGCAGCTGGCCAAAGTTCTACCATTACCGGTACACTGGCGGGCCAGATTGTAATGGAAGGTCACCTGAACCTGAGGATACAGCCCTGGCTGCGCCGTTTAATTACCCGTTTGCTGGCCATTATCCCTGCTTTTTTTACGATCCTTTATTTCGGAAACGATGCCTTAAGCGGTTTACTGATTCTAAGCCAGGTCGTGTTGAGTTTACAACTCGGCTTTGCCGTGATCCCGCTGATTCATTTCACCTCTGATAAAAAAGAGATGAAAGGCTTTGCCATCAAGCTATGGGTCAAAATACTGGCCTGGATCAGTGCTGCCGTTATTGTTGCCCTGAATATTAAACTCGTTATAGAAGAAATCTCAGGCTGGGCAACCACTACGCATGGATGGTATATCTATGGATTAATTATCCCGGTTGCTATCCTGATTGGTCTGCTTTTAATCTATGTTTTCGTTTATCCGATGCTCAGTTCCAGAACAATACAGCAAAAAAACATTCCACACGGAAATGCAATGGCTATTGATCCAGTCGATCAGATCCATTATACCAGGATAGGTATTACTGTCGATTTTTCAAAGAATGACCTCAACACGATCCGCCATGCACTGATCCAGGGTGGTAAAAAAGCAGATTATCATTTAATCCATATCGTTGAAACTGCCGGCGCCCAGTATCATGGGAAAGCCGCACTCGATCATGAAACAGTGAGTGATGCGGAAAACCTGAAGAAATACGGACAGAACCTGGCCAATCTGGGTTATCACGGTATTCCCCATATTGGTTTTGGCGGTACCGCACGTGCCATTGCAGAAATAGCTAAAGCCAATGATTTACAGCTGCTGGTGATGGGTGCACACGGACATAAAGGACTGAAGGACCTGATTTTCGGAACTACCGTAGATGCAGTAAGACATAAAATCACAATCCCCGTATTAGTGGTCAGATAA
- a CDS encoding thioredoxin family protein codes for MLHTATREKLLESPEMNAQYAIEYPAYQPGPQAIQQLRLLLQDIRVIIVMGTWCSDCRQQVPRLYKVLDQADFPAEQITLIFVDESKKAAHGLTDHLNINKVPTFILTASNKEIGRITESPLVTLESDMIEILTK; via the coding sequence ATGCTCCATACAGCTACCCGGGAGAAACTATTGGAATCTCCGGAAATGAATGCGCAATATGCAATAGAATACCCGGCTTACCAGCCCGGTCCGCAGGCTATACAGCAACTCCGTTTATTGCTTCAGGATATCAGGGTAATTATCGTGATGGGTACCTGGTGCAGTGATTGCAGACAACAAGTACCCCGGTTGTATAAAGTTCTGGATCAGGCTGATTTTCCGGCAGAACAAATCACGCTGATCTTTGTTGATGAATCGAAAAAGGCAGCGCATGGACTAACCGATCACCTGAATATAAACAAGGTGCCCACATTCATCCTCACTGCCAGCAATAAAGAGATCGGCAGGATCACAGAATCACCTTTGGTTACGCTGGAAAGCGATATGATTGAAATACTCACTAAATAA